A genomic window from Sorex araneus isolate mSorAra2 chromosome 2, mSorAra2.pri, whole genome shotgun sequence includes:
- the LOC129402480 gene encoding olfactory receptor 2T27-like, whose product MAWQSNQTSGSDFILLDLFHGTPVPWVLVALTLVDLLVALLGNSTILLLIWADPLLHNPMYFLLSQLSLMDLLYICTFVPKMVLVFLSGDRRISFIGCSFQMFLFTTLGGSEYLLLAVMAYDRYVAICQPLRYPILMRPRVCVVLVLVTWLGALLNAMIHVIYTMTLPYCGSQEIHHFFCEIPALLKVVCVDTSQYEKGVFVSGVIFLLPPISAILGSYGSILSTVLGMGSRQGLRKALTTCSSHVIVVSLFYGAAIIKYIVPKSYHTPEQEELVSIFYTIITPMLNPLIYSLRNKDVARAFWKVLGK is encoded by the coding sequence ATGGCATGGCAGAGCAACCAGACTTCAGGGAGTGATTTCATCCTCCTGGATCTGTTTCACGGCACCCCAGTTCCCTGGGTCCTCGTGGCACTCACCTTGGTGGACCTTCTGGTCGCCCTGCTTGGCAACTCCACAATCCTTCTCCTCATCTGGGCTGACCCTCTTCTCCACAACCCCATGTACTTCCTGCTCAGCCAGCTCTCCCTCATGGATCTCTTGTATATCTGCACTTTTGTCCCCAAGATGGTCCTGGTCTTTCTCTCAGGGGATCGCCGCATCTCCTTCATAGGGTGCAGCTTTCAGATGTTCCTCTTCACCACGCTGGGAGGATCAGAATACCTGTTGCTGGCTGTGATGGCGTATGACCGATATGTTGCCATCTGCCAGCCACTGCGCTATCCCATCCTCATGCGCCCCAGGGTATGCGTGGTGCTGGTACTTGTGACCTGGCTGGGGGCCCTGCTCAATGCTATGATCCATGTGATCTACACTATGACTCTGCCTTACTGTGGCTCCCAGGAAatccatcatttcttttgtgagaTCCCAGCTCTCCTGAAAGTGGTCTGTGTGGACACCTCCCAGTATGAAAAGGGTGTTTTTGTGAGTGGGGtgatttttctcctccctcccatctCAGCTATTCTGGGCTCCTATGGCAGCATACTGTCCACTGTACTGGGCATGGGGTCAAGGCAGGGACTCAGGAAAGCCTTGACTACGTGCTCTTCTCACGTGATTGTGGTGTCCCTCTTCTATGGTGCTGCCATCATCAAGTACATTGTGCCAAAGTCCTACCACACCCCTGAGCAGGAGGAATTGGTCTCTATCTTTTACACCATTATAACGCCCATGCTCAATCCTCTCATCTACAGCCTGCGGAATAAGGATGTTGCTAGAGCCTTCTGGAAAGTTCTTGGAAAATGA